One region of Natronolimnobius baerhuensis genomic DNA includes:
- a CDS encoding DUF7388 family protein produces the protein MLTTSTVARTGLDAIALKPAECPVSRALDIPAETITIDYEGREHLPDTDTLEALVADAEVRLTTPVRADGFDPLGDNSRLEALPDEVNRVLVAGHPAYLTDEERRRAVAPRLSAALEAEPGAWVGTESVERIAMATGATQFDLLTGRTHSELRALRTAGFAGDIVMYAPTVLTADEDARLDAVGAYVSRRRPVAEALPADAPTDSRATGRVREVLLDAVSDYALVGSAEEIRHQTDALREAGATTIVGHPARSLEPFVE, from the coding sequence ATGTTAACGACGAGTACCGTCGCACGGACCGGACTGGACGCAATCGCACTCAAACCAGCCGAATGTCCCGTCTCGCGGGCGCTCGACATCCCCGCTGAGACGATCACCATCGACTACGAAGGCCGCGAGCATCTCCCTGACACGGACACGCTCGAGGCGCTTGTCGCCGACGCCGAGGTTCGACTGACGACGCCCGTCCGCGCGGACGGCTTCGACCCGCTCGGCGATAACTCGAGACTCGAGGCGCTGCCCGACGAGGTCAACCGCGTGCTTGTCGCTGGCCACCCAGCCTACCTAACCGACGAGGAGCGCCGTCGTGCCGTTGCACCGCGGCTCAGCGCTGCCCTCGAGGCCGAGCCAGGCGCGTGGGTCGGCACCGAAAGCGTCGAACGGATTGCGATGGCAACAGGGGCAACGCAGTTCGATCTGCTCACTGGTCGGACCCACAGTGAACTGCGCGCGTTGCGAACGGCCGGATTTGCCGGCGATATCGTGATGTACGCGCCGACAGTGCTTACGGCGGATGAGGATGCACGTCTCGACGCGGTGGGTGCGTACGTTTCCCGGCGTCGCCCTGTCGCCGAGGCGTTGCCCGCAGACGCGCCGACGGATTCGCGGGCAACCGGTCGCGTCCGCGAGGTGCTTCTGGATGCAGTCAGCGACTACGCACTCGTCGGGTCCGCCGAGGAGATTCGCCACCAGACGGATGCACTTCGTGAGGCGGGCGCGACGACTATCGTCGGCCATCCGGCGCGGTCGCTCGAGCCGTTCGTGGAGTAA
- a CDS encoding NAD(P)/FAD-dependent oxidoreductase, which produces MSDDQRGSVGGDVTADADPDLAVGADAFVDRGTDLEVAVVGAGAVGATAAYDLAREGADVTLYDRGQVASGSSGRAAGICYDAFADPLDAEIAGDAIERFRALSGDETFPFVECPYIWLVREGDDERADAIREQVSRMQDHGVVALEMDADSLADRFDALRADDVAVAGIAGAAGYTEPASYTACLVAAATGAGATLEAETPVEVQTDPTRVVLEDGSEHPVDAVLVAAGAHSKRLLADAGLPIAMKPYRVQALVASVAGELTEPICYDATDEFYVRPHPDGLLAGDGTEEVEADPDEYDRDANDEFAADLLERVSHRYPETEFSLERAWAGLCTATPDRDPLVGHLEDGVYVATGFQGHGFMRAPAIGERIAGEILGGDGIDAFDPTRFDGDEAFSISEGMTVDWDEESS; this is translated from the coding sequence ATGAGTGACGACCAACGCGGATCGGTTGGCGGCGACGTCACCGCCGATGCAGACCCCGACCTCGCCGTCGGCGCAGACGCCTTCGTCGACCGCGGCACTGATCTCGAGGTCGCCGTCGTCGGCGCGGGTGCCGTCGGCGCAACGGCGGCCTATGACCTCGCGCGCGAGGGGGCCGACGTGACGCTGTACGACCGCGGACAGGTCGCAAGTGGCTCGAGCGGGCGTGCAGCCGGCATCTGTTACGATGCCTTTGCTGACCCGCTGGACGCCGAGATTGCAGGCGATGCAATCGAACGCTTTCGCGCACTCTCGGGCGACGAGACGTTCCCGTTCGTCGAGTGCCCCTACATCTGGCTGGTTCGCGAAGGCGACGACGAGCGCGCAGATGCCATTCGCGAGCAGGTGAGTCGAATGCAAGACCACGGCGTCGTCGCCCTCGAGATGGACGCCGATTCCCTGGCGGATCGCTTCGACGCGCTGCGAGCGGACGACGTTGCCGTCGCTGGTATCGCTGGCGCAGCGGGCTATACCGAGCCTGCAAGCTACACCGCCTGTCTCGTCGCCGCTGCGACCGGCGCAGGCGCGACACTCGAGGCCGAGACGCCGGTCGAGGTTCAAACCGATCCGACACGCGTCGTCCTCGAGGACGGAAGCGAGCACCCAGTCGACGCCGTCCTCGTCGCTGCCGGCGCACACAGCAAACGGCTCCTCGCGGATGCGGGGCTCCCGATTGCAATGAAGCCCTACCGCGTCCAGGCACTCGTCGCGAGCGTCGCAGGCGAACTCACGGAACCTATCTGTTACGACGCGACGGACGAGTTCTACGTTCGCCCACACCCCGACGGTCTCCTCGCAGGCGACGGCACCGAAGAAGTCGAGGCCGACCCGGATGAGTACGACCGCGACGCGAACGACGAGTTCGCCGCGGACCTCCTCGAGCGTGTATCTCACCGGTATCCGGAGACGGAGTTCTCCCTCGAGCGCGCCTGGGCAGGCCTCTGTACGGCGACCCCTGACCGCGACCCCCTCGTGGGACATCTCGAGGATGGCGTCTACGTCGCGACCGGCTTCCAGGGACACGGGTTCATGCGCGCGCCAGCGATTGGCGAGCGAATCGCTGGAGAGATTCTCGGCGGCGATGGCATCGATGCCTTCGATCCGACGCGTTTCGACGGCGACGAAGCGTTTTCGATCAGTGAAGGGATGACGGTTGATTGGGACGAGGAGTCCTCATAG
- a CDS encoding Hsp20/alpha crystallin family protein, with protein sequence MTLREFGRSISNNVYRQVGRTNSYLQSNRSLPVDVLESESAYLVVFDAPGTEPEDIEVRYLSGSVKIRLERYREFRDRYDVRFPGRGLELDGDVALPGDAVVNPDAGTARLTEHGTLRIEIPKDESLAEETDADGDGEDEHAVADHDHTEHADSIEPGEVTVND encoded by the coding sequence GTGACGCTCAGAGAGTTCGGTCGATCAATCAGTAACAACGTCTATCGACAGGTTGGACGGACAAACAGCTACCTGCAGTCCAATCGGTCGCTCCCGGTCGATGTCCTCGAGAGCGAGTCCGCATATCTCGTTGTCTTCGATGCGCCGGGAACCGAACCTGAGGATATCGAGGTGCGTTATCTCAGCGGCAGCGTCAAGATCCGTCTCGAGCGCTATCGCGAGTTCCGTGATCGATACGATGTGCGGTTCCCGGGCCGCGGACTGGAACTCGATGGCGACGTTGCTCTCCCCGGCGATGCAGTTGTCAATCCCGACGCGGGTACGGCACGACTCACCGAGCACGGGACGCTTCGGATCGAAATTCCGAAAGATGAGAGCCTCGCCGAGGAGACTGACGCCGACGGTGACGGTGAAGACGAGCACGCGGTTGCCGACCACGACCACACCGAACACGCCGACAGTATCGAACCCGGTGAGGTCACTGTCAACGACTGA
- a CDS encoding DUF7559 family protein: protein MPPTEEVVCTDDDCFLDLFENHYTYDVPDEFDVSSLSCPVCGGTDCLESVEL from the coding sequence ATGCCACCGACGGAAGAGGTCGTCTGTACCGACGATGATTGTTTCCTCGATTTATTCGAGAACCACTACACCTACGATGTGCCCGACGAGTTCGACGTCTCATCGCTGTCTTGTCCAGTCTGCGGTGGGACGGACTGTCTGGAATCGGTGGAACTCTAA
- a CDS encoding radical SAM protein: MTDPETLSVTIVDGYVDEPAHFGVPPYISTYPRYTAGALVDAGVPREQITYHTIDGLREETSRWRDVDDADLMIYLGGMTVPGKYVGGTPAEPDEVRKLAWTASGTSLMGGPVKFGVGDENAGATETERQDLDFDFVAKGDVEAAVYDLVDSGLEGFNNRMRDIDDVSRWAQDGAFIVEQHPNHPDHLIAELETSRGCAYRCSFCTEPLYGNPEFRPPPTVVGEVDALSNHGVRNFRIGRQADILAYGGDGEAPNPDALRQLYSGIREVAPDLETLHLDNMNPITIVNWPEKSREGIRIIAEHNTPGDTAAFGLESADPLVQEENNLNVSAEECFEAVRIVNEEGGWRPGGDRETAPNFGDDAPNRLPKLLPGINLLHGLKAEREETYEHNREFLERVYDEGYMLRRINIRQVMAFAGTDMSDTGAEIANEHKQLFKRYKQEIREEIDQPMLERVAPPGTVLPDVHLEYHQDGKTFGRQLGTYPLLVGIPGERDLGQIIDVAVVDHGYRSVTGVPHPLDLNAASMDELTAIPGIGDRTAGDLVVNRPYDSISDAQTAANAELDLSRFATISVPTVE, translated from the coding sequence ATGACCGACCCCGAGACGCTGTCCGTGACGATTGTCGACGGCTACGTCGACGAACCCGCACACTTCGGGGTGCCGCCGTACATTTCGACGTATCCCCGCTACACAGCGGGCGCGCTCGTCGACGCGGGGGTCCCCCGCGAGCAGATCACCTACCATACCATCGATGGCCTGCGCGAGGAGACCAGCCGCTGGCGCGACGTCGATGACGCCGATCTCATGATCTATCTGGGCGGGATGACCGTCCCCGGAAAGTACGTCGGCGGCACACCGGCCGAACCCGACGAAGTCCGAAAACTCGCCTGGACCGCAAGCGGAACGAGCCTGATGGGCGGCCCCGTCAAGTTCGGCGTCGGCGACGAAAACGCCGGCGCCACCGAAACCGAACGCCAGGATCTGGACTTCGATTTCGTCGCTAAAGGTGACGTCGAGGCTGCCGTCTACGACCTCGTCGACAGCGGTCTCGAGGGCTTTAATAACCGGATGCGAGACATCGACGACGTCTCGCGCTGGGCTCAGGACGGCGCGTTCATCGTCGAGCAACATCCCAACCATCCGGATCATCTTATCGCCGAACTCGAGACTTCTCGCGGCTGTGCCTATCGCTGTTCGTTCTGTACGGAGCCACTCTATGGCAATCCCGAGTTCCGGCCGCCGCCGACGGTTGTCGGCGAGGTCGATGCACTGTCGAACCACGGCGTCCGCAACTTCCGAATCGGCCGTCAGGCAGACATCCTCGCCTACGGCGGCGACGGTGAAGCGCCGAATCCCGACGCCTTGCGCCAACTCTACAGCGGCATCCGCGAAGTCGCGCCCGACCTCGAGACGCTGCATCTGGACAATATGAACCCCATCACCATCGTCAACTGGCCCGAAAAGTCTCGGGAGGGGATCCGGATCATCGCCGAACACAACACGCCCGGCGACACGGCCGCGTTCGGCCTCGAGTCGGCTGATCCGCTGGTACAGGAGGAAAACAACCTGAACGTCAGCGCCGAGGAGTGTTTCGAAGCCGTTCGAATCGTCAACGAAGAGGGAGGGTGGCGTCCCGGCGGCGACAGAGAGACGGCACCGAATTTCGGCGACGACGCGCCGAACCGCCTGCCGAAACTGCTGCCTGGCATCAATCTCTTACACGGGCTCAAAGCCGAACGCGAGGAGACGTACGAGCACAATCGCGAATTCCTAGAGCGCGTCTACGATGAGGGCTACATGCTCCGGCGGATCAACATCCGGCAGGTGATGGCCTTCGCTGGTACCGATATGTCCGATACCGGCGCTGAAATCGCAAACGAACACAAGCAACTGTTCAAACGCTACAAACAGGAAATCCGTGAGGAGATCGACCAGCCGATGCTCGAGCGTGTCGCCCCGCCGGGAACCGTCCTTCCCGATGTCCACCTCGAGTACCATCAGGATGGAAAGACGTTCGGTCGCCAACTCGGCACGTACCCGCTGCTTGTCGGGATTCCCGGCGAACGCGACCTCGGCCAGATAATCGACGTCGCCGTCGTCGACCACGGTTATCGGTCGGTGACTGGTGTTCCACACCCGCTCGATCTTAACGCCGCGTCGATGGACGAACTCACCGCGATTCCGGGGATCGGCGACCGAACGGCAGGCGATCTCGTCGTTAATCGTCCCTACGACTCCATCAGTGACGCCCAGACTGCAGCGAACGCCGAACTCGATCTCTCGCGGTTTGCGACGATCTCGGTTCCCACCGTGGAGTAA
- a CDS encoding TRAM domain-containing protein, with amino-acid sequence MEISEKLLCLFSSEVSAEEDRYVIEVPRQEVETGDIDPEDVYRVALISRDEDLESDGETVAQPQSAPSEPQPPVDVSETRYVEIEDIGKQGDGIARVERGYVIIVPGADVGDRVKIEVTEVKSNFAVGEIIEETF; translated from the coding sequence GTGGAAATATCTGAAAAGCTCCTGTGTCTGTTCAGTAGCGAGGTATCAGCAGAGGAGGATCGATATGTCATCGAGGTACCGCGTCAAGAAGTTGAAACCGGCGATATCGACCCGGAGGATGTCTATCGCGTTGCACTCATCTCGCGCGATGAGGATCTCGAGTCCGATGGGGAAACGGTCGCACAACCCCAGAGTGCGCCATCCGAACCACAGCCACCAGTCGATGTGAGCGAAACCCGCTATGTCGAGATCGAAGACATCGGCAAGCAAGGCGACGGGATCGCACGCGTCGAACGGGGCTACGTTATCATCGTCCCAGGGGCCGACGTCGGCGACCGCGTCAAAATCGAAGTCACCGAAGTCAAATCGAATTTCGCAGTCGGCGAAATCATCGAAGAGACGTTCTAA
- a CDS encoding heptaprenylglyceryl phosphate synthase: protein MTSDWEWDWDSITHVTKVDPEKSLPADLSVLEGTDLVMIGGSDGVTAQNTLEAIEAIQDSALDIPVWQEPYRSDHVSTDTMEAVDGLSVPAVYNGDWDHFVGKHIDLFTTVGRKPAETLASSVPLVGGLVESKGIEKVAELTDSLFGEGYVVQHLESAAADRAGVETTYTPEEVAGAALATESFYGFPVFYIEYSGTYGGPEDVEAAADYLEETTLFYGGGIDSAAKAEAILEAGADAIVVGDCFHDDPEQFRETIPDR, encoded by the coding sequence ATGACATCCGATTGGGAGTGGGATTGGGATTCGATTACGCACGTGACGAAAGTCGACCCCGAGAAATCGCTCCCCGCGGACCTCTCGGTGCTCGAGGGAACCGATCTGGTGATGATTGGCGGCTCTGACGGCGTAACCGCCCAGAACACGCTCGAGGCAATCGAAGCGATTCAGGATTCAGCCCTCGACATCCCTGTCTGGCAGGAACCCTACCGTTCGGATCACGTTTCGACGGACACAATGGAAGCCGTCGACGGTCTCTCCGTCCCGGCGGTCTACAACGGCGACTGGGACCACTTCGTCGGCAAGCACATCGATCTCTTTACCACAGTCGGACGCAAGCCTGCAGAGACGCTGGCCTCGAGCGTCCCGCTCGTCGGCGGCCTCGTCGAATCGAAAGGCATCGAAAAAGTCGCTGAACTCACCGACTCGCTGTTCGGCGAGGGCTACGTCGTCCAGCACCTCGAGTCTGCGGCGGCCGACCGCGCAGGCGTCGAAACGACCTACACACCCGAGGAAGTTGCCGGCGCTGCCCTGGCAACCGAATCGTTCTACGGCTTTCCGGTCTTTTACATCGAATACTCTGGTACCTACGGCGGTCCCGAAGACGTCGAGGCAGCCGCGGACTATCTCGAGGAGACGACGCTGTTCTACGGCGGCGGCATCGACAGCGCCGCAAAAGCCGAGGCAATCCTCGAGGCTGGCGCGGACGCAATCGTCGTCGGCGACTGTTTCCACGACGATCCGGAGCAGTTCCGCGAGACAATTCCCGATAGATAA
- a CDS encoding YkgJ family cysteine cluster protein, producing the protein MQSLEAELTAARDLSIADLADAIESIGFECTRCGDCCTSHGDEAHTATVFPDEIRDLETAERGVDAAVRSGKTNLVPPPEDREWRDVARPMPYGLTEGADGLEGETFEWALQTDGCGDCAFYTEIDGTGACTAHDDRPLICRTYPFSVGLDGTSQPMGEAVDSVSLPGHEGDDEAGSVHAHECEGLGRDISRADAEALAATLKERAIRELEEAIGVRDSYEPVTPNAGEVVVHDSEGAKRLDGTPLEGD; encoded by the coding sequence GTGCAATCACTCGAGGCGGAACTGACTGCTGCTCGTGATCTCTCGATTGCGGATCTCGCAGATGCAATCGAGTCGATTGGCTTCGAGTGTACCCGCTGTGGAGACTGTTGTACCAGCCACGGCGACGAGGCCCACACCGCGACGGTGTTTCCGGACGAAATTCGCGATCTCGAGACGGCCGAGCGCGGCGTCGACGCTGCCGTGCGCTCCGGCAAAACCAACCTGGTCCCACCTCCCGAGGACCGCGAGTGGCGCGACGTTGCCCGTCCGATGCCCTACGGCCTCACAGAGGGTGCAGACGGCCTCGAGGGCGAGACCTTCGAGTGGGCGCTCCAGACTGACGGCTGTGGCGACTGCGCGTTCTATACCGAAATCGACGGAACTGGTGCCTGTACGGCCCACGACGACCGGCCGCTGATCTGTCGAACCTATCCCTTTAGCGTCGGTCTCGACGGGACGAGTCAGCCGATGGGCGAGGCCGTCGACAGCGTTTCGCTTCCCGGTCACGAGGGTGACGACGAGGCGGGAAGCGTTCACGCCCACGAATGTGAGGGCCTCGGGCGCGACATCTCCCGTGCGGACGCCGAAGCCCTCGCAGCGACACTGAAAGAACGAGCCATCCGCGAACTCGAGGAGGCAATCGGCGTTCGAGACAGCTACGAACCTGTCACCCCCAACGCTGGCGAGGTCGTCGTCCACGACTCCGAAGGCGCGAAACGACTCGACGGAACGCCTCTCGAGGGCGACTAA
- a CDS encoding class I SAM-dependent methyltransferase produces the protein MDDDLRAIERHYDELAASWTEITRGPTKEDILFPAIDSLLPDVNGKRVLDAGCGDGHYAATLAERGGDVLGVDASAEMVRVARERYGDEANFRRADLTESLSSIDDNAMDVVLCQHVMSHLPSLETPLSEFARVLRPGGSLVVSTHHPFHDFLIVRDREYPNTTEALEMDLEPHVVPAREGAPQYHETERFEIHWGGPDSDNPGTYFRRPLSALLEPLLSAGFSLSDLIEPEPTAAFREAYPDLADELEHRPSRAVCLHAVR, from the coding sequence ATGGACGACGACCTGCGCGCAATCGAACGCCACTACGACGAACTCGCGGCGAGTTGGACGGAGATCACCCGTGGGCCGACGAAAGAGGATATTCTCTTTCCCGCGATAGACTCTCTCCTTCCTGATGTGAACGGAAAGCGCGTCCTCGATGCTGGCTGTGGCGACGGTCACTACGCAGCCACACTCGCCGAACGCGGTGGCGACGTGCTCGGTGTCGACGCGAGCGCGGAGATGGTCCGGGTCGCCCGCGAACGCTACGGCGACGAGGCCAACTTTCGTCGCGCCGACCTCACCGAGTCACTCTCGTCGATTGACGACAACGCGATGGACGTCGTGCTCTGCCAGCACGTCATGTCGCATCTCCCATCGCTCGAGACGCCGCTGTCGGAGTTCGCCCGCGTCCTCCGGCCGGGCGGCTCGCTCGTGGTATCGACACACCATCCGTTTCATGACTTCCTGATCGTGCGCGACCGCGAGTATCCCAACACGACCGAGGCACTCGAGATGGATCTCGAGCCGCATGTCGTCCCCGCTCGCGAGGGCGCCCCTCAGTACCACGAGACCGAACGCTTCGAGATTCACTGGGGCGGCCCCGACAGCGACAATCCAGGGACGTACTTCCGGCGACCGTTGTCTGCGCTCCTCGAGCCACTGCTCTCGGCCGGTTTTTCGCTGTCCGACCTCATCGAACCCGAACCGACCGCGGCGTTTCGCGAGGCGTATCCTGATCTCGCGGACGAACTCGAGCATCGTCCCTCGAGAGCGGTCTGTCTACACGCCGTTCGGTAA
- a CDS encoding MBL fold metallo-hydrolase, which produces MDIRRCPVETTTRAPDGETNAYILGTDPVVLVDPADESAALERLLADRSVAHILVTHMHPDHVGGVAEYANRTGATVWARCGRVDRFQAATGVSPDRTFLPGTTLEVDGERIRILDAPGHAPDHIALEAGRGGPICCGDCAVREGSVVIGAPEGDMRAYMTTLRRLWALAPPALYPGHGPVIDDPRAVLERLLAHRKHRETRINMAVENGASTLEELLESAYEKDLTGVRDLARATVVAHLEKLAVEGRLEWHGECARPVTS; this is translated from the coding sequence ATGGATATCCGGCGCTGTCCCGTCGAGACCACAACGCGTGCGCCCGACGGCGAGACGAACGCCTACATTCTCGGCACCGATCCGGTGGTGCTCGTTGACCCCGCAGACGAGTCAGCCGCGCTTGAGCGACTGCTTGCCGACCGGTCGGTCGCCCACATTCTGGTCACGCATATGCATCCGGATCACGTCGGTGGCGTGGCTGAATATGCCAACCGAACGGGAGCAACCGTCTGGGCGAGATGCGGCCGCGTCGACCGCTTTCAGGCTGCAACAGGCGTGTCTCCCGACCGAACATTCCTGCCGGGGACAACACTCGAGGTCGACGGTGAGCGCATCCGGATCCTCGATGCACCCGGCCACGCCCCCGATCATATCGCACTCGAGGCAGGCCGGGGCGGCCCGATCTGCTGTGGCGACTGTGCTGTCCGCGAGGGCAGCGTCGTCATCGGCGCGCCGGAGGGAGATATGCGCGCGTATATGACCACGCTTCGACGACTCTGGGCACTCGCCCCGCCCGCGCTCTACCCCGGTCACGGCCCCGTCATCGACGACCCACGGGCTGTCCTCGAGCGATTGCTTGCCCATCGCAAACACCGCGAAACCAGAATCAACATGGCTGTCGAAAACGGTGCGTCGACGCTCGAGGAACTCCTTGAGTCAGCCTACGAGAAGGATCTAACTGGCGTCCGTGACCTCGCACGGGCAACTGTGGTCGCGCATCTCGAGAAACTCGCCGTCGAGGGGCGACTCGAGTGGCACGGCGAGTGCGCACGGCCAGTTACGTCCTGA
- a CDS encoding MarR family transcriptional regulator, producing MSMSTTEDHSLTGEETLSEDEYRDRLRDLPPSAKLVAKVLETDSPLSQGQLAEESLLPDRTVRYALNRLEDVDLIGSRYSFRDARKQVYYLKH from the coding sequence ATGAGCATGAGTACCACCGAGGATCACAGCCTGACCGGCGAAGAAACGCTGTCTGAAGACGAATACCGCGACCGTCTCCGTGATCTGCCACCTAGCGCGAAACTCGTCGCCAAAGTCCTCGAGACCGATTCCCCGCTTTCGCAGGGGCAACTTGCCGAGGAGTCACTGCTTCCCGACCGTACCGTTCGATACGCACTCAACCGCCTCGAGGACGTCGACCTCATCGGGTCGCGCTACAGTTTCCGCGATGCGCGCAAGCAGGTCTACTACCTGAAACACTGA
- a CDS encoding class I SAM-dependent methyltransferase, with the protein MKGQEWYQADDVAEEYDDKRFSKGGQLIDRREKEAVLEAIMPVEDRNILEIACGTGRFTVMLADQGADVVGLDISAAMLQQGRTKAQHADLEGTLEFLRGDAGRLPFPDDHFDTVIAMRFFHLADDPEAFLQEMHRVSNDQIVFDTFNRFSARSVYNWALPMGSRLYSKSEVSELLAKTNLTLVDVEDDFLAPYGLYRAIPNALASPIRTLDTTIGGHSIPDHFASVSYWNTRIR; encoded by the coding sequence GTGAAAGGACAGGAGTGGTACCAGGCCGACGACGTTGCTGAGGAGTACGACGACAAACGCTTCTCAAAGGGCGGTCAGCTGATCGACCGCCGGGAGAAAGAAGCGGTCCTCGAGGCAATCATGCCCGTCGAGGACCGGAACATCCTCGAGATCGCCTGTGGTACCGGGCGATTCACGGTGATGCTCGCCGATCAAGGCGCAGACGTCGTTGGACTCGATATCTCAGCAGCGATGCTACAGCAAGGACGGACGAAAGCACAGCACGCCGACCTCGAGGGCACCCTCGAGTTCTTGCGGGGCGACGCTGGGCGATTGCCGTTTCCGGATGATCACTTCGATACCGTCATCGCGATGCGATTCTTCCATCTTGCGGACGATCCGGAGGCGTTCTTGCAAGAGATGCACCGTGTTTCGAACGACCAGATCGTCTTCGATACGTTCAATCGCTTTAGCGCCCGGAGCGTCTACAACTGGGCACTGCCGATGGGGTCGCGCCTCTACTCGAAAAGCGAGGTCAGTGAGTTGCTCGCCAAGACGAACCTGACGCTCGTCGATGTCGAGGACGATTTCCTCGCGCCATACGGGCTTTACCGGGCGATTCCAAACGCCCTGGCCTCGCCGATTCGAACGCTCGATACGACGATTGGCGGCCATTCGATCCCCGACCACTTCGCCTCGGTCTCGTACTGGAACACACGCATCCGCTAA
- a CDS encoding glycosyltransferase family 2 protein, with product MELSVVISTLNDREQLLSCLDAVSNRTPDSTELIVVNGPSSDGTTGMVRQRSDIDVLVEISERNPNVSRNAGLEAATGDVVAFLNGEYAVERGWYSAIKRTLEGTDDGADQPTADVVSGPVTGENRFDRVDPRTPQTVARREIALFDGDNVAFDRTVLDALDGFDEYLETGGARDCAHRVAGLGFDVDWSMEMAVRREIGTDGGTADPKWGETYRGLTYRLAKNYGPRPTVLARTVGSGLRDGVSNVCGIFSGESTPTGWFSNGLEVVTNAAGGFVDGLRARYSDRSQQRNPNGVSARHDRAVQLYDQRESADD from the coding sequence ATGGAGCTCTCGGTAGTCATCTCGACGCTCAACGACCGAGAGCAACTGCTGTCGTGTCTTGATGCAGTCAGCAATCGAACCCCCGATTCGACCGAACTTATCGTCGTCAACGGCCCATCTTCGGATGGGACGACCGGCATGGTTCGCCAACGGTCTGATATCGACGTGCTCGTCGAAATTTCCGAACGGAACCCCAACGTCTCCCGAAACGCCGGCCTCGAGGCTGCGACGGGTGACGTCGTTGCGTTCCTAAACGGCGAGTACGCAGTCGAACGCGGCTGGTACAGCGCTATCAAGCGCACACTCGAGGGCACAGATGATGGCGCCGACCAACCCACAGCCGATGTCGTCTCCGGCCCCGTCACTGGTGAGAATCGCTTCGATAGGGTCGATCCCCGAACGCCACAGACGGTCGCCAGACGCGAGATTGCGCTGTTCGATGGCGACAACGTCGCGTTCGACCGGACCGTCCTCGACGCACTAGATGGCTTCGACGAGTACCTCGAGACTGGCGGTGCTCGGGACTGTGCACACCGCGTCGCCGGATTAGGATTCGACGTCGACTGGTCGATGGAGATGGCCGTCCGGCGAGAAATCGGCACTGACGGGGGCACAGCCGACCCCAAGTGGGGGGAAACGTATCGCGGGCTGACCTATCGACTCGCAAAAAACTACGGACCGCGCCCGACAGTACTCGCCAGAACAGTCGGCAGTGGTCTGCGGGATGGTGTCTCGAACGTGTGCGGTATTTTCTCCGGGGAGTCGACCCCGACTGGCTGGTTTTCGAACGGGCTCGAGGTTGTCACCAACGCTGCGGGCGGCTTCGTCGACGGATTGCGCGCCCGCTACAGTGATCGGTCACAACAGCGCAATCCGAACGGCGTCTCAGCGCGCCACGACCGCGCGGTGCAGTTGTACGATCAGCGTGAGTCGGCCGACGACTAA